ATCTTCCGTAAAGAAATTATAAAGTCCCTTTAATTTTGACCATTTTATTTGCTTTCATAATAAAATAACGAATTCTTTTTACTGGGCAGAAGGGAGCATTTTCCCTGAATTTTTTGACTCAGAAACAACCTTGGGGTGCTGCAAACGGCGTACACAGATCGATAAGGTGAAACAAATCGCAAAATAAATGAGCGCCATAAACCCGTATACCAAAAACATAGCTGCAGCATTGCCTGAGAATTGCGCAATGACAATTCTTCCATTTACAGTGAATTCAGCGATATTGACAGCCGCCAGCAGAGAAGTATCTTTTACGACCGTAATCACTTGGCTGAGAAGCGCCGGAATACTGACACGCAAAGCCTGTGGAAGGACAATCATCTTTAAGGTCTGGAAAAGGGAAAAGCCCTGAGAAGCTGCCGCTTCAAATTGGCCTTTCGGAATGCTGTTCAATCCGCCGCGAACAATTTCTGCAACCACTGCGGAGGTAAAAAGAGTAAATGCCAGAGAGCCCGACATAAAGTCCTTAACCATCGATGGAATTCCTTTCCCAAACGGCACCAGAAAATAGATAATCAAAATCCAGAGCAAATTCGGCGTTGTCCTGAAAATCTCAATATAAACGGATACGATAACACGCAAAGGTTTTGGTCCATACGATTTAACAGCACCCAGAATGGTTCCAAACAGAAGGCTGAGCAAAATTGCAACGACTGCCACCGAAAGCATCATTCCGATCCCTTGAAACATAAAGATCATATTATTTTTGCTGAATACCTGAGATAAGATTTCCATTATGACACCTCCACGACTGCTGCTTCCGGCATCTCTTTTGGTGCTTTTTTATGCGAAACAGCCGGGCCGAGTTTTGCTCGTTTTTCCAAATGCTTTGCCAGAGTGACCAGCGGAAAATTAATAACGAAGTACAAAGCACCGGCCATAAGATACCCAGGCCCGTAGCAAAGATAAAGTCCGACCCATGAATCCGTCAGATACATAAGCTCTCCGCCTGCGATCATTGCTGTAACAGAGGTGTTCTTTACCAAATTCACAGCCTGGTTTGCAAGCATTGGCATCATTACCCGAAACGCCTGCGGCAAAACAATAATACGCATTGCTTTGCCAAAACTGAATCCCTGGGAATACGCAGCCTCGATCTGTCCTTTGGGAACAGACTCAATTCCCGTGCGGACTACCTCACTGATATAAGCACCGTGATACATTCCAACACCTAAGACACAGATTGGAAAAACGTCCAGTACAATTCCAACACTCGGCAGTACGTTATACATAAAAATCAACTGTAAAAACAGCGGTGTATTCTGGAAAAATTCCACATAGACTCGGGCAATTATTCTCAATATTTTTAACTGAGATACGGAAAAAACTCCTAATATAATGCCAATACAAAGCGCAAGGACAAGTCCCAGCAAAGAAAATTCCAGCGTATGCAGAAAACCGGTTCCGAAAACTTCTCCGAAGTCTTCAAATACCCGCCGCCATTGCTCTGCTCCAAATGGCATGCGATCAACTCCTTCTGCTTAGATCAATTTCGAAAACTAAGAATTAACCAATTTATTTAATCTCCCATTTATCCAGCATTTTCTGCAATTCTCCACTGGATTTCAGGTCGGTAATGGTATCATTTACGAGCTTTGCAAGATCGTCGTTTCCTTTTTTGGTTGCAACGCCGTAATCCTGCGGTGCATAGGTATCGTCAAGGATTTCCGTCTTATCATCTACATAACCATTGAGGATCGATTTATCAACCGAGAAGACATCAATTCTGCCGGAATCCAATGCAGCCTTAATTTCAGGATAAGTTGCAAACTCTGAGAATTTCAGTGTGATTCCCTCTTGCTTTGCCTGATCTTCCAAAGCACTGCGGCTGGTTGCAGACTGTGCAACGCCGATTGTCTTTCCATTCATATCTTTAAGGCTCTTGATCCCGCTGTCTTTTTTCACCAAAAATCCAACAGCATCTGTCATATAAGGATCCGAAAAATCGTACTGCTGTTTACGGTCATCCGTAATGGTAAAAGTTGCAATTACCATATCGATATCACCTTTATCCAAAAGCGGACCACGGGTTTTTGCATTGACGGTTGTAAACTCAACCTTTGAGGTATCTCCGTCAAAGATTTTACCGGCAATCACTTTTGCCAGGTCATCTTCAAAGCCTTCATATTCATTTGTTGTTGTATTTAAAAGACTGTATTTCGGAATATCTGCTTTTACACCGACCTTCAACGTACCAGATGCTTTGATTTTTTCAACAGCAGCACCTGCCGCACTTGTAGAAGAATCCGCTGCCTTAGAAGATGCTGTTGTAGAAGAAGCACTTGTACCTCCGCACCCTGCTAAAGCTGCCATCATTGCTGCCGCCATTACCGCTGCTGCAGCCTTTTTCATAAATTTCATCATGTTTTTCCTCCTTACAAAAATTGTGTTCTTTGGCACAAAGCAAATTAATATCTGAAAATTGATCCGAAATCGAATCAATCTCAGTGCAAAATTTTACTCAGGAACGCCTGTGCTCTCGGATTTTTCGGATGATCAAAAAATTCATCCGGATTACCTTCTTCAAGGATCGTTCCATCCGCTACAAACATTACCCGGTCTGCCACCTGACGGGCAAATCCCATTTCATGCGTAACACAGACCATTGTAATATTTTCTTTAGAAAGGCTAACCATAACATCCAGCACTTCCTGCACCATTTCAGGATCCAGTGCACTGGTGGGTTCATCAAATAAAATCATCGGTTTATTCATAGCCAACGCCCGCGCAATCGCAACACGCTGTTGCTGCCCGCCGGAAAGGTTCTGTGGATATTCATTTGCCTTGGATTCCATCCCGACACGTTTCAGGTACCGCATACCTTCTTTTTCCGCAGCATCTTTTGGAATCATCTGTAATTTAATTGGTGCCAATGTTACATTCTGCAAAACTGTCATATGCGGATACAAATTGAACTGCTGAAATACCATAGCAGAAGTATCCCGAACCATCTGCAAATGATTCTTTTTTGTTAAAGGAACTTCATTGATCAGAACTTCTCCGGAAGAAGGTTCTTCCAAATAATTCATCATGCGAATCAATGTGCTTTTGCCAGCTCCGGAAGGACCAAGAATTACCACTTTCTCTCCTTCCTGAATTGTCAGATTGATATCATGCAGCACTTCGTTTTTGCCATAACTTTTGCTGATATGCTTCATCTCAATCATTCTTTTCTACCCCTTTTCCGAGATCTTAATCTAAATAAAAGACGCCGCACTCCCTTTCTAACAAAAGAAGTGCGGCGTCTTTGCCACAAAACTGAGTTATCAAAAATTCAATAAATAATTAAAGAGGAATTTTTGAGTTCTGCTATAGTATATCAGTTTTCGATAAATTCGTCAACCTGTCAAAATGCAATTTTTAAAACAATTTTCTCCAAATATTAAATATTTTTGCCCTAATTTTTTATGAATAATAAAGAATTTGAATTTGATTGCATTAATATATTCATTTTTAAGTTTAAATCAGAAAGTGATTTTCTTGTTGTGAATAAAATTGCAAATAAAAAAAGACGTGCAAAAGCGCGTCTTTCAAAAAGGGAGGAGAAATGATTTGGAATAAAATGTTACTGCAATCTCAAAGCGGGTGTGCGGGCCGCTTTGAATATTTTTAGTATACAAAGAGAATATGGATAACTTTTAAAAGGTTTATGAAAGAATCGTGAAGTTTTCACTATTTTTCCATGAACAAATGATTCTTGACTTTTCGCGGATTCTCAGCTATTCTAAAAACGAAAATTTTTTTGGATTTTTTGTTTTGGAGGCTCTTTTAATTATGCTGGATCAGGAATTTGAACGGCTTTATCTGCGGTTGCGCGCTACTTATTATCGGAGAATGGTCAGCCGTATTGGCACCAGAGAAGGAAGCCTCAGTGCAACAGAATCTTTTTGTGTCGAGATCATTTATCTGCTTGGCACACCTACGGTTAGTAAATTCGCACAATTTTTAAATATTTCCCTGCCGAACGCAACCTACAAAATCAATCGTCTGATTGATAAGGGTTATGTTGAAAAAGAAATATCTTCTGAAGACCATAGGGAAATCTATTTAACGGTAACGCCAAAATTTTCAAACTACTATGGTTTAAAAAATATAGACATTGCAAAGATGATGAAAAACATTCATGAAAAGTTTTCCAAACAGGAAATTGAACAATTAGAATCCATGGTTAAAAAAATTTGCAAAGAATGTTTTCCGGATTTTGAGCTTTCTTCCTCTAGAAACTGATTTTAAAAGTCGAAACAACATTTTTGGTTGTTCCGGCTTTTCTCTATTTTGATGGAAATTTTAATGAATCTAATTCAAGGAGGCAATTAAATGAAAGATTATTTCGAACTTTTGGCAGCCTTTTTTCGCATTGGTGCATTTACATTTGGTGGAGGTTATGCAATGCTCCCCATGTTGGAACGAGAACTGATCATAAATCATAAGTGGAGTACTATGGAAGAACTGATGGACTATTTTGCCGTTGGTCAATGTACTCCCGGCACAATTGCTGTTAATACCGCCTCCTTTATCGGATATAAACGTAAAAAAATTCCTGGTGCAATCGTCGCTACGCTTGGAGTGATTCTTCCCAGTCTGATCATCATAATCATATTAGCAGCAATTCTACAGCAAGT
This genomic window from Caproicibacterium sp. BJN0003 contains:
- a CDS encoding amino acid ABC transporter permease — encoded protein: MPFGAEQWRRVFEDFGEVFGTGFLHTLEFSLLGLVLALCIGIILGVFSVSQLKILRIIARVYVEFFQNTPLFLQLIFMYNVLPSVGIVLDVFPICVLGVGMYHGAYISEVVRTGIESVPKGQIEAAYSQGFSFGKAMRIIVLPQAFRVMMPMLANQAVNLVKNTSVTAMIAGGELMYLTDSWVGLYLCYGPGYLMAGALYFVINFPLVTLAKHLEKRAKLGPAVSHKKAPKEMPEAAVVEVS
- a CDS encoding amino acid ABC transporter permease, with product MEILSQVFSKNNMIFMFQGIGMMLSVAVVAILLSLLFGTILGAVKSYGPKPLRVIVSVYIEIFRTTPNLLWILIIYFLVPFGKGIPSMVKDFMSGSLAFTLFTSAVVAEIVRGGLNSIPKGQFEAAASQGFSLFQTLKMIVLPQALRVSIPALLSQVITVVKDTSLLAAVNIAEFTVNGRIVIAQFSGNAAAMFLVYGFMALIYFAICFTLSICVRRLQHPKVVSESKNSGKMLPSAQ
- a CDS encoding transporter substrate-binding domain-containing protein; this translates as MKFMKKAAAAVMAAAMMAALAGCGGTSASSTTASSKAADSSTSAAGAAVEKIKASGTLKVGVKADIPKYSLLNTTTNEYEGFEDDLAKVIAGKIFDGDTSKVEFTTVNAKTRGPLLDKGDIDMVIATFTITDDRKQQYDFSDPYMTDAVGFLVKKDSGIKSLKDMNGKTIGVAQSATSRSALEDQAKQEGITLKFSEFATYPEIKAALDSGRIDVFSVDKSILNGYVDDKTEILDDTYAPQDYGVATKKGNDDLAKLVNDTITDLKSSGELQKMLDKWEIK
- a CDS encoding amino acid ABC transporter ATP-binding protein is translated as MIEMKHISKSYGKNEVLHDINLTIQEGEKVVILGPSGAGKSTLIRMMNYLEEPSSGEVLINEVPLTKKNHLQMVRDTSAMVFQQFNLYPHMTVLQNVTLAPIKLQMIPKDAAEKEGMRYLKRVGMESKANEYPQNLSGGQQQRVAIARALAMNKPMILFDEPTSALDPEMVQEVLDVMVSLSKENITMVCVTHEMGFARQVADRVMFVADGTILEEGNPDEFFDHPKNPRAQAFLSKILH
- a CDS encoding MarR family winged helix-turn-helix transcriptional regulator; translation: MLDQEFERLYLRLRATYYRRMVSRIGTREGSLSATESFCVEIIYLLGTPTVSKFAQFLNISLPNATYKINRLIDKGYVEKEISSEDHREIYLTVTPKFSNYYGLKNIDIAKMMKNIHEKFSKQEIEQLESMVKKICKECFPDFELSSSRN
- a CDS encoding chromate transporter, whose translation is MKDYFELLAAFFRIGAFTFGGGYAMLPMLERELIINHKWSTMEELMDYFAVGQCTPGTIAVNTASFIGYKRKKIPGAIVATLGVILPSLIIIIILAAILQQVSDYPTVQSAFRGISAAVAALIVQSVWGMGKSGVKNLLGIILMILSFYFIFFLKVNPVWIVLGAGGIGAFAYSEIGKKVFKKLLTPFDKEESK